GACCCCAAAAAATACGCGCCGTTCGAAGTCGGCCTGCCGGTCGAAAAAATCATGAGCACGTTCCCGGCCATCGACACGGCCGTCGACAACATCAAAATTTGCGAAGGCATGGAACACATTGCCGGCGTGCTGGATCGGGCCACGCTGGTCCGCTCCGCCGTGCTGCCCGACTTGGGCCACATTTTGCATTCGCGTCATCAGTTTCATTGGCACACCGGTTACGTGCCGCCGCAAACGGTGGCCTCACCGCACATCGGCGCGTGGATTGCCAAAGTGCTGGGGCCCAAAAATCCTGCGGTGCCGGCGTTCATCGACATCGGCCAGCGGCTGGAAGGCATTGGCGAAAAAGAAGAGTTGAAAGCCTTCCACACGGCCGGCTTTTTGGGAACCGAGTTCGGCCCCTTCGCCTTGCCCTTTCCCGATCAAGCGGCCGATTCCGTCCGTCCCCCCAAGGGCATGACGCCGGAGCGCTTTCAAGCCCGCTATGCGAAATATCAAGAACTCGTCCAGCAAAGTCCGCTGGGCGAATTCGGCAGCGCGTATCAGCAGGAATCGATGCTGCGGTCGATGGAAAACGCCCACCGCCTGCTCAGCTCGTCCGACGCCAAAGCGTTCGATTTAACGCTGGAGCCGAAGGAGAGCTTCGATAAATACAACACCAGCCGTTTCGGCTTGGGTTGCCTGCTCGCGCGGCGGTTGACGGAAGCCGGGGCGCGGTTCATCGAAGTTACGACCGAATACGTGCCGTTCAAAAATTGGGATACCCACGAAAACGGCCACGCCACCACCGAGCAAATGAAAAAAGACGTCGACCGGCCGATCGCACAGTTGATTTTAGATTTAGAGCAGCGCGGCCTGCTGGACCGCACGCTGGTCGTTATGGCCAGCGAGTTCAGCCGCGACATGATGATTGAAGGCGTGCCCGGCAGCACCGCGCGCGACCAATCGCGGGCCAAAACCGACTTCCTGAAGATGCCCATTCATTATGGATTGCACCGGCACTTCACGGGCTCATCGAGCGTGGTGATGTGGGGCGGCGGCATGAAGCGCGGATTTTTGTATGGCGAAACCGCCGAAGAGCGCCCCTGCCTTGTGACCGACAAAGCGAAGGAAGTTTCGGTCAGCGACCTGCATGCCACTCTGCTCACCGCGATGGGCATTTCCCCCCGCACGGCTTTCGAAATCGAAAAACGCCCGTTCTACGTGACCAAAGACGGCAAAGGCGAGGCCGTGAAAGAGCTGTTTGCCAGCGCGCCGGCGTAGAAATTTTTCACCGCGGAGAGGCAGCAGATTGATTAGGAAGGCAGGAAGTTAGGAATCCAGGAACGGTCAATCGGTAACAAAAAAGTTCCTGCCTTCTTGGTTTCCTTATAAATTTTTTCTTCTCTGCGTCTCCGCGTCTCTGCGGTTCAATCTGATTTGCTATTTCTTCAAGTGGCCCTCTGCTTCAGCAAATCGCGGATTTCGGCCAACAATTCCTGATCTTTGGTCGGCGGTGGCGGTGCGGCGGCGGCTTGTTCTTTGGAGCGCGTGATCCAGCTCATCAGCTTCTTCAGAAAAATGAACACCACGAAGGCGACAATGATGAAATTCAGCAAGTCGGCCAAAAACCTACCGTAGTGAATCGCCTTCTCGACGGGTTTCCCGTCGACCATTTGCGTCGATAAAATCCACTTCAAATCTTCATAACTCGTAGCGTTAGGAATCGCCAGGGATACCACCGGCATGATAATGTTGTCAACCAGCGATTTCACAATGGTCCCAAACGCCGCCCCAATAATCACGCCAATCGCCAGATCGATCATGCTCCCTTTGAACGCGAAGGCTTTGAACTCTTCCAACAACCCGCCCACTTTTTTGGCCGGTTCAAACGATTCGAGTTTGTTTACAAGTGCCATAACCATGAGCCTTTGCACAACAGATGGTTTAGAATTCAAGCCGCAAATGAACGCGAAAGAACGCAAATATAAACGAAAGGTAATTTAAAAAACATTCGATGCCAAACGTGATTTTTGGTCCACGTGTTTCCGAATTCGCGTTCATCTGCGTTCATTCGCGGCCAATTCTGCCGGCTCTTGTCGAGTTCACTTCGCCGGTGTGTAAAACTTCACGCACACCGGATTGGCCACTTCCACCTGGTCGCCCGTCGGCTCTAGTTTGCCGGTGGCCGGGTCGATGTGGAAGATGCAAATGTTTTTGCTGTTTTGGTGGGCCGCCACCAGCCATGTGCCCGTGGGGTCGATGGCGAAATTCCGCGGGGTTTTTCCGCCGCTAGGCACTTCGCCCAGTGACGTTAGCTTGCCCGTGGCCGGGTCGACGGCAAACATGGCGATGGTGTCGTGCCCGCGGTTGGAGCCGTACAGGTATTTGCCGTCGGGCGTCAGTTGCACTTCGGCCGTGGTGTTGCCGGGCATAACCATACCGTCGGGCAGCGTGCTAATGGTTTGAATTTCGGAAAGCGTGCCTTTGGCGGCGTCCCAATTAAAGGCTGTGATGGTGGACCCCATCTCGTTAATCACGTAGGCGATTTTGCCATTTGGATGAAACGTGAAATGCCGCGGCCCGGCTCCGGGCGCAACCGACACGGTGGGCGGATCGTTCGGCGTGAGCGAGCCGTCGGTCCCCAGACGATACACGAAAATTTTATCGAGCCCCAAATCGCACACGATGGCAAACTGATTCGTGGGATCCATGTTTGCCGAGTGCGCGTGCGGCCCTTCTTGCCGCTTCGGATTCGGCCCGGAACCTGCGTGCTGATCGAAAGCGCTGGCCGGGCTGAGCGAACCGTCGGCATCGATCGGCAGCACCGCCACGCTTCCGCTGTTGTAATTCGTCGTCAGCGCGAACTTGCCCGCGTGATCGACCGACACATGGCACGGCCCCTGCCCGCGCGACGACTGTTGATTCAAGAGCCTTAGCTTCCCCGTGGCCGGATCGATGGCAAACGCGTTGATCGCTCCCGCCTTTTTACCGTCGTCGCCCGACACTTCGCTCACCGAGTACAAAAACTTGCCCGACGGATGCAGCGCCACAAACGACGGATTCACCGCCTCGCCGGCCAGTTCCGGTTTCGTCGGTTTGCCAGTCGCCAGGTCAAGATCGAATTGATAAATGCCGTCGCTCCCGTGGCCGGTGTATGTGCCCACGTATACCCGCACCGTGCCGGTGGGCGCGGCAATGGTCGCAGCCAGCGCTGGCTTGGCCTGCGAACTCATGCCGCAGACGACAAACAAAATGACAGACGCCAGAGAAACGTGGGGGAATACATAACGAGTTTTGCGCATGGAATGTGAACGGCCTCCCGATGTGTGCGTGGTACTGCGGTGTGCCCGTGTCCATGGGCCGATTTCCGTTGAACCGTGAAAACCATTTGAACCTCCGGCCGGGCCAAACTCAAGTTGCCCGACACTGGATTCTGGAAGCCCGCTTGGCCGGCGGCTGGGGGTCGAAAACGAGGGCCGCGGCCACGGTGAAAGCAAGCGGAGGGAGCCCCTATTCCCTGGGTTTCCGGCCAAAATCCCGGTTTTTTTCCAGGGTCTGTAACAAACCCGGCGGCTCTACGCTGTACATGGGTAGAAAGGAAGGTGGATCATGCCAGATGGAACCCGAAATCGCCGCTTTTCAACGAACGCCGCCAAACGTCAGTGGTACGCCAAACATCGCTCCATCCGCTTCTCTCGCCGGTTTGGCTTGGCCATTCGGTAGACAGCATGCAGCGGACGCCAGCAGAAAACCTAGACGCCGTTTTCACGAATGGTCAATAACTCGTGCCCGACTCTGCTCGGAAGTATCCCCTGGCTGCAAGCTGCTAGCCGCCAGCAGCAGGTGCGAATCAAAAACACGTCGCCGCGAATTCATTTCGATCACACTCTCCCCCCCCAGCTGCTAGCGGTTCCATCAGCCGTCATTCTTCACTTAATCGATTCGATCGGCCCAAATCCCCAAATTGGTTGCCGTTCCGAAGACCGGATTGAAAAAAATTCTTCAAGATTGGTCACGGCATTTGATGTGCATTCCTTGCCTTCGGAGTGTTCCAGTGACATACTTTCTTAAGCGGTACGCCGTGCAATTTCGCTCTTCTTTTTGCAGTCGATTCAGTTTGCAGTTGGTGCTGTAAACACCTGCAATACACATTTCGATCAACAGATTATGTTTAGGAGGTTCCGATGAAACGAGTTTTATCTGCCTTGCTTGCGGTAGCGGTTATGGGTGTCGCAACGGCCGCGCAGGCGCAATGCGGCTGCAGTGCGCCGGCAGTCGCTGCGCCGGTGACGACCACGTATTATGCGCCGAGCGTTGTGCCCAGCACTTCGGCCTCGGTTGTGACCGGCTCGCCGATGCCGAGCACGGTGACCTCGTATTATCCGACGACGGCCGTGTCCGAACCGGTGGTCACCACCGCCTATTACGCGCCGGCTCCGGTCACCACGTACTACGCACCGGCGCCCGTTACCACGTATTACGCTCCGGCTCCGGTCACCTCGTATTACGCCCCCGCTCCGGTAACCGCGTATTATGCCCCGACTTACTACGCTCCGGCCTACTACGGCGGTCCTGTGTATTACCGCGGGTTGTTTGGCCGCGTGCGAGTCGCCTACTAAAGCAAATCGTGCGCGGAATCATCCGCGTGTAGCGTTCTCTTATGTAACAAACGCAAACGAGGCCCTGGCGAAAACCAGGGCCTCGTTTTATTTTGGTGGGGCACACGGCCGTGGATTAAGTGACTTCTTATTCTGGAATTGCTTTGCCTTCAGGTCCCCAACGCCGAAGCATCAAACTCTTACTTCCTGAACCACGAACCCTGAATCATGTCACGCTTTCTCGTCGCCATCACCGATTTCATCACGGGCTCGCTCGCGCCCGAAGAAAAAATCCTGGGCGATATTGCCGACATCGTCGCCCTTAACGGATTTCACGAGAACGAAATTGTCGACCGCCTGGAAAACGCCGACGCCATGATGGTCTGGCACAATCTCTCGATCACGCGCCCGACTTTGGAGCGATTGAAACACTGCAAATTGATCGTCCGCTGCGGCGTCGGCATCGACAACGTGGACTACAAGTTCGCTCGCACCCGCGGCATTACCATGTGCAACGTGCCTGACTACGGCACCGAAGACGTGGCCGACAGCGCCATCGGCATGGCCCTATCGCTCACCCGGGGCATTCATCGCCAAAACTCTCAATTGCGTGCCGGCTTAGGCGAGTGGCTCTACACCCAGGCGGCGCCCCTGCAACGGCTCCGCGGAAAAGTGTTCGCGATTGTCGGCTTTGGCCGCATTGGCACCGCCGTGGCCCTGCGGGCCAAAGCCTTGGGTATGGACGTGGTGTTTTACGATCCGTTTTTGCCCGACGGCAACGATAAATCGATCGGCGTGCGCCGGGCCGAAACGCTGGAGGAACTGTTGCGGCAAGCGTACATCGTCAGCTTGCACTGCCCGCTGAACGACGAATCGCGGCATTGCATCAACGCCCAATCGCTGGCGTGGTTGCCGCAGGGTTCATATTTGGTGAACACTTCGCGCGGGGCGGTGGTCGATACGTCGGCCATTCCCTCCGCCATCGCCAGCGGACATTTGGCCGGTGCGGCGCTGGATGTGTTGCCGCAGGAGCCCCCCGCCGAAGATGATCCCGTCATCCGCGCCTGGCGCGATCCTAAGCATCCGGCCCATCATCGGCTGATCGTGAATCCGCACGCGGCCTTTTATACCGAGCAGGGTTTTAACGACATGCGCACCAAAGGCGCCGCGGCCATTCGCCTGGCCCTGACCGGCCAGCGCCTGCGAAACGTGGTGAATTGAGGGGGATTACCCAGATAAAGCCGCGACCGTTGGTCGCGCTGCAGCGCCACACGACGCCGTTAACCGCTTGCGGTTTAGCAATACATGGAAAATCTCACTCCCAACTCTTGACGACATTTGTAGACTTTGCTACCATGCGTCTACATAAGTAGTCACTCGGCGAAAATCCTCGCGATTTCATCATTCGTCATTATCTGGAGCACACCATGCCTCGGATGCCCGGCAAACTTGGTCACGCGGAATTGGAAATTCTGCAAATTGTGCAAGAACATCAGCCCGTCACGGTTGGCGATGTCGCCCGGCAGGTGGCGGCCGACACCGGCAAAGCCCGCACCACCGTGGCCACCATGGTGGGCCGGCTGCTACGCAAAGGCTTTCTCACCCGCAAAAAAGTGGACGGCAAATTTCATTATTCGGCCCGACTCAGTAAAACCGAACTCGATCGCGGCCTCGTGCAGCGATTTGTGCAGCGCACGCTGGGAGGCTCGCTGTCGCCGTTTGTGGCGTACTTGGTGGAAAAGCCAGACGATCTCACAGCGGCCGAAGTGAAACGATTGAAGCAATTGCTCCGCGAACTGCGGTCCATTCCCTCTCACGCCGCTCAGGAGAAATCCGCATGAACTCCTGGATTGAATCGCTGAATGCCTCCGCCGCCGCTTGGGCACCGTGGCTGTGGCGAATTTGCTGGCAAGGCGCGCTGGTGATTGCCGTCGCCTGGCTCATCACGCTCCTGTTGCGAAACCGTTCGGCCCGCTTGCGTTCCTGGATTTGGCGCTTGGCGTATGTGAAGCTACTGGTGCTGCTGGTGTGGACGAACCCTGTGAATTTGCCTCTGTTGCCGGCGGCTGGCAGTGGTCAGGGGCCAGTGGTCAGTGATCAGCAGCATCAGGTCGCGACTGATGATGATCCATCGTCACATAAAGCCGCGACCGATGGTCGCGCCGCACTGCCAATCGACGTCGCCAACCGCTTGCAGCTTAACGATGAACCGTCGTCTAGCCGCAATTTGTCGTCGACGGCCACTGCTGTAATTGCCACCAACACTGTCCAACCCACCATTCCCGCCGCGCGATTAACCCTCTCGTCATGTCTCTTGCTCGCTTGGCTTTTGGGCCTGGCATTGATTGTCGGCCGGTTGGCCTGGGAAACCTGGCTCGTTCTGCGGCTGCGCCGATCGGCTCGTACAGTGCATTCACCGCAATTGGAAGCACTCCTCGACCAAGTTCGCCAGCAATTGAGTTTGCGCTGCACGGTGCAGCTCGCCGAAAGCGCCTTCGCCCAAGGGCCACTACTCGTGAAATTTTTCAAGCCCTGCGTCATTTTCCCCTCGGGCATGCTGAAAACTTCTCCCTCTCCCTTGACGGGAGAGGGTCGGGGTGAAGGTGATGAACCCGCTGTGGAACCTCTTACCCTCGACGAAATCCGCCTCATCCTCGCCCACGAACTAGCTCATCTCAAACGACACGACCTCGCCTGGAACGCGCTGGCCGCCATTTCGCACGTGCTCCTCTATTTTCATCCGGCCGTGTGGCTAGCCAGTCGCCGCTCGCGGCAGGAACAGGAATTATCCTGCGACGAGCTGGTCGTGCTGCAAATGCAAGTTGCCGCCATCGATTATGGCCTGACCCTTATCAAAATCGTTCAGCAAATCCGACCCACGTTCCGCACCGGTTTGGTGGCCGTGGGCATGTCCGGCTCGTTCAAAACTCTTTCACGGAGAATCGAGGCCATGAAACACATCGAAATATTTTCCCGTCGCCAAATGCTGCTGGCCAGTTTCATCATGGCCACGCTCGGTGTAATTGCAATAGTCCCTTGGCGGCTTACCCAAGCCGATCCCGGCGCGCCGGGATCGTCGTCAACCAGTGATGCATCCCCTCATAAAGCCGCGACCGCTGGTCGCGCTGAAGTGCTACAGGACACTGCCAACCGCCTGCGGCTTAGCGACTGGTCGCAAGCCACACCTGCGGGCAAGTCGCCCGCCGAGCCGTCGTCCGGCGCGCCCGAATCAGCCGGCATGGCTGACCCGTTCTCCGGCGGCCCCGGCGGCGGCGCGCCCGGAGCGGTTGGAGCGGCCGGAATGGCTCCCAACCCGCCAAATGCGCTATCCGAGGAAGCATTGGCGAAAATCAAGAATCAGCTTGTCGGCCGCTGGCGAAATACCGCCGGCAAAGAGCTTGAATTTCTCAAGGACGGAGGCTTTGAAGATTTGGGCGCGAAAGTACGCATTTTCGAGGTCAGCGACTCTCAAAACGGCCAACGGCATTGGGTCACCAAGTATCATCGTGGCCGGGGCCATTGGACCATCGGCCCCGACGGCTCGCTGCAAATCATTTACGACGAGCAAAATGTCTGGAACGCCGATTTTGGGCTGAGCAATGTCCAGGGCTTGGAAACACCGTCAACGTACATTTACGAAATTGTCCGCCTCGATGACTCGTTCCTTCGCCTCAGAAATAATCAAAGCAAGGATACTCTGTTTTTCCATCGTGTCGACGAGAAATCGGAAGCAGAGCAGCTAGCCGATGTGCCGGCGGAATTACGCCCACTGTTGGCCGTGGCCCAATTCACTCCCGACGAAGCCAAGCAATTGTTGTCACTGTTCGAGGCCCAGCAAATCGATCCCGCCGCGCTGAAGACCATTGGCCGGGTGCTGCAGGCCTATCGTCACCAAATCGATCTCAAAGATCTTTTCGGCATGACCCCCGACGAAGCGAACGCATTCAAAGAATTGTTAAGCGAGTCGAACTACCGACTCGACGCGCACGACCTGTTCAAGCTGGCCGATGCCGGGCAGCTTTCGCCTGTGGAACAAAGCGGCATTGCCAAACTGAAAGCCGTCGACGCCGCCTTCGACGCGATGGTCGATCCGAATAAACTAGGTTTTGACATACCACTCGGAAACGCGCTCATGGAATTACAATTCCTACGAGGCCGACTCGATCGCGCCGGCGGTGTCCGAAGAACAATGGGCCGAAACCCTGAGTTAACCGACTCCCAGCGAGCCGCTTTGATCAAACTGCTAAAAACCGTGGAAGAATTGGACGAATGGCTGCAATATGCCGTGTTCCAAGCACAGTAACCCGCCGCCGCTGCCTGGCCTCTAAAACTTGACACGCAGTGGCGGAGCTAAATTTGAAAGAATGGCGCCGAGGACTCGGCCGCCGAGAGCCTCTGGGTCGAATGACGGCCTCGACCCCGGCCTCCTTGAGGTGTTGCTAGCAAAGTGCATTACTACCCGAGAAAAGCCGCTTATCGCCATCGGCCCTGTGGCAGTGTAAATTAGATGGATGAGAGTGCCTTGTCGAAATCTGTTTTTCCCGCGGTGGGTCCATGGCTGGCCGGCGGCGTTGATCGTTGGCTGCCTGTACTATTTGCACAGCTCGCCGGGGGCGGCGGCGGTGGCCATTATTAGCAATCGCACGACGGAGGAAATTAAATTTTCTGTCGTGTCGGCCGGCGGCGAGACGGAGCGTGCCCACTCCACTGCCCAGCCCGCGCAGTACAAACTTGCCTCGGGCGAATTAATCCCGGTGCCCCTGGCGCGCGGCGTCGGCGCCAAATTGGTATCCAACGGCATCGACTGCCCGATTCAGGCCGATGCCGCCTATTATTTTGCCGAATTGCCTTCCGGTAAAATCGATTTGGATCAGATCGGCATCGGCGACATGCCCCAGGCCGATCCCAGGGCCGATTTGCCGATTCTTCGACCTAATCAATCGCCGGAAGCGGAAGAAGCCGCCCGCACTATCACCGTCAAAATTTTTGTCGACGAAAAAGAACCGTCCAAGCCGGAGGTTTGGCAGCGGCGATTGCGAGACCGGGTGGCCGCCGCCTCCGACATTTTGGAGCGCACCTGCGGCATGCGGCTCAAAGTAATCGCCGCCGGCACCTGGGACAGCGACAGCAACATCACCAAATTCGAAGAGGCGGTCGATGAGTTCAATCGCAAGGCAGATCCGGACGAGGCCCGTGTGGCGATCGGCTTCACCAGCCAGTTTCAAATCACCCGGGGCCGCACGCATTTGGGCGGCACGCAAGGACCGCTGAACCGACACATTCTATTGCGTGAATGGTCGCAATACGTGACCGAGCCGGAGCGGTTGGAACTGCTGGTACACGAGCTGGGGCACTTTTTGGGGGCCGTGCATAGTCCGGAACCCGACAGCGTGATGCGGCCGATTTTGGGCGACAAGCAAGCCCGGGCTCGAAAATTTCAAATTCATTTCGATCCGCTCAATGCGTTGGCGATGAATTTAGTGGCCGAACAGTGGCAACAGCATCCGCCGCTGCACAGTTACGGCGAATTATCGCCGCAAACCCAAGCTCGACTGAGCGTCATTTATTCCGCCATTGCCGAGGCGCTTCCCACCGACCCTGCGGCGGCGCAGTATTTGCGCATTTTGGGCCGCACGGTGGGACCGCCGATCACGATCGGCTCGCAGTGAAAGATTTTACCACGCAGACGCACAGAGAAGGCAAATGTTTTATAAGGAGTCCAGGAAGACAGGAATTAGACAACAGTGCGCATTACTGATTTTTTTGGACTAGTATGATAATTCCTGCTTTCTTGGCTTCCTTATAAATTTCTTCGTTCTTCTCTGTGTCTCCGCGTCTCCGCGGTTCAGAATGAATTACTCCAACTTTTCGTTGCGAATTTTTTCAGCGGCCTCGGCCCGGTAGCGGCGGAGTTTTTCCCGCAGTTCCGGCTGCTTGCCGGCCAGAATCGCCACTGCCAAGAGGGCGGCATTCGTCGCTCCAGCCTTGCCAATGGCCAGCGTACCCACAGGAATTCCGGCGGGCATTTGCACGGTGGACAGCAGCGAATCAAGCCCTTTCAGCGCCGCGCTTTCCATCGGCACGCCCAATACCGGCAGCAACGTGTGGGCAGCGGTCACGCCGGCCAGGTGCGCTGCGCCGCCTGCGGCAGCAATCAGCACTTCCACACCGTTCGCTTCGGCGTGGGACACGTAGTCGCTGACCAGATCGGGCGTGCGATGAGCCGACATCACGCGGCTTTCGTGCGGCACGCCGAGCCGGGTGAGCGTTTCGGAAGCGGCGCGCATCACCTCCCAATCCGATTTGCTCCCCATGATAATGCCCACCAGCGGTTTTTCCGAAGTGCCCATGTTTCGCGTCCGTCGGATAGTAATTGCTCAGGGAAGAGTGCAGAATGCAAAGGGCCGCCGAATGAGCGCGGTCCTGCATCGTTTCCTAGTTTCAGCGATTGCCGGAAAATGTTCAATCCCCGGAAAACCACGGTGCACCGAGTCTCGGCAGAGCAGCCCGAAGCGGCCATCATTGCCGAAGCGGCGGCAGTGTTGCAGCGTGGCGGGTTAGTGGCCTTTCCAACGGAAACCGTTTACGGATTGGGAGCCAGCGCCCTGGATGCAAATGCCGTCGAACAAATTTTTGCGGCGAAGGGCCGGCCGCCGAATAATCCCGTCATTGTGCATGTGGCCGATGCGACGGCAGCAGAACGATTAACGAGCAAATGGTCCGATGTCGCGGCCCGATTGGCTGCACGGTTTTGGCCCGGTCCGTTGACGCTGGTTCTTCCCAAACGGCCCGAAGTGCCCGATATGGTCACGGCTGGCGGGCCAACCGTGGGATTGCGTGTGCCGGCACATCCGGTGGCGCTGGCGCTGCTCAAAGCGGCGGATATTCCGATCGCCGCCCCCAGCGCCAACCGCTCGACGCGCATTTCTCCCACCACAGCGGTACATGTATTACAGGGATTAGATGGCCGGGTGGATTTGATCCTGGATGGCGGGCCAACGCCTCGCGGCTTGGAATCGACCGTGCTGGATCTAACCGTCGATCCGCCCCGAGTGTTGCGGCCGGGCTTGGTGACGTTAGAACAGTTGCGGACAGTCATCGGCGAAGCGGCGATTGGAGATCGCTCCACTGCATGCCGACAACCGTCAGTGCTCTCGCCGACCGAGCCGTTGCGGTCGCCGGGAATGCTGGCGCGGCATTATGCACCGCGGGCCAAAGTGGTGTGTGTCGAAGCGGGAAATGAATCGGTCATTAGCAAATTGCTCGCGGAAAGCAATGGCGTGGGTTGGTTGCGGTTGGAACAACTGCCAGCAACACAAATCAGTGGTGTGGGCCGGATCAAAGCCGTGATCGACATGCCGCGCGATCCGGCCGGTTATGCCGCCCGGTTGTATGCCGCGCTGCATGAATTGGATGACGCGGGAGTAGAGTACATCGTGGTTGATTTACCGCCGACGGACGATACGTGGCTGGCGATTCACGATCGCTTGCGCCGAGCCGCACAAACAGAATGACCGTCGGTCGCGTTTCAACGATTAACTTTGAGGGTGGAGGACAGCATGCGTGCATTACTCACCGGCGCCACGGGGTTCATCGGGCAGCATTTGCTGAAGCGGTTGGATCGTCCCGTGGTGTTAAGCCGCAATGCCGACAAGGCGCGGCAAGCGCTGGCGAAGTTCAACGTGCAGACGTATTCGTGGAATCCGTTGGCGGGGCCGCCTCCGCTGGAGGCGTTTGAAGGAGTCGATGCGGTGTTTCATTTGGCGGGCGAATCGGTGGCCAGCGGGCGCTGGACCGCAGAGAAAAAAAGGCTGATTCGAGAAAGCCGTGAATTGGGAACGCGCCACTTCGTGCAAACGCTGCAGCAATTGAAGAACCGGCCGCGGGTGTTGGTTTCGGCCTCGGCCACGGGTTGGTATGGCGATCGGGGGGACGAAGTATTGGAGGAATCGGCTCCGCCGGCCGACGATTTTCTTGGGGAAGTGTGCGTCGCCTGGGAGCGCGAGGCCCAGAAGGCGACAGAGTTGGGCGTGCGCGTGGCTTGCATTCGCACCGGCATTGCCTTGGGGTTGGACGGAGGCGCGCTGAAGCAATTGCTGCCGCCGTTTCGTTTCGGGTTGGGGGGCCCGTTGGGCAGCGGCAAACAATGGATGCCCTGGATTCACGTGGGCGATTTGGCGGCCTTGTTCCTGCACGCGGCGGAACGGTCCGCCGTTACAGGCCCGATCAATGCCGCGGCGCCCAACGCAGTGACTAACAAGCAGTTCACCAAAGCGCTGGGGGCGGCTGTGCATCGACCGGCGATTTTGCCTGTCCCTTATTACGCGCTGCGGCTGGCGCTGGGCGAATTCGCGCAAGTGCTTTTCGATTCCCAGCGAGTGATTCCCCGTGCCGCGCAGGCCAGCGGATTCCAGTTTAGCTACCCGGAAATCGGTCCCGCACTCGATGCAATTGTTTCCGTCGCTTGAGAAATTAATTCTCTTGCTTCTTCAGCAAACCGCGGGTTTTCAACCAATCTGCCAGGCGGTCTTTCCACGTGCTTAACACCGGATCGTTGGGAGCCAGGCCCACGCCATGCGCGCCTTGCTGGTAAATATGCAGCTCTGCGGGCACTTTGGCCTTGCGCAGGGCCAAGTAAAACTGCACGCTGTTTTCGGCCGGAACGGCGGTGTCGGCATTGGTGCAAAACAAGAAGGTCGGCGGTGTGTCGCTGGTGACTTGCGTTTCGTTGGAAAGATTTTGCACCAGGTCTGGATCGGGGTTGTCGCCCAGCAGGCTCTTTTTCGAACTGGCGTGCGTGTAGTCCGATTTCATGGTGATTACGGCGTAGCACAGCACCAAAAAATCGGGCCGGCAACCGGCGCGCTCAACGGGGTCTTCGGCCTGTGGATTGCCGCTGTCGAAATGAGTGCCGACGGTGGACGCCAAGTGGCCGCCGGCGGAAAATCCCATGATGCCGATCCGCGCCGGGTCAATCTTCCACGTGGC
The Pirellulales bacterium DNA segment above includes these coding regions:
- a CDS encoding M56 family metallopeptidase, producing the protein MNSWIESLNASAAAWAPWLWRICWQGALVIAVAWLITLLLRNRSARLRSWIWRLAYVKLLVLLVWTNPVNLPLLPAAGSGQGPVVSDQQHQVATDDDPSSHKAATDGRAALPIDVANRLQLNDEPSSSRNLSSTATAVIATNTVQPTIPAARLTLSSCLLLAWLLGLALIVGRLAWETWLVLRLRRSARTVHSPQLEALLDQVRQQLSLRCTVQLAESAFAQGPLLVKFFKPCVIFPSGMLKTSPSPLTGEGRGEGDEPAVEPLTLDEIRLILAHELAHLKRHDLAWNALAAISHVLLYFHPAVWLASRRSRQEQELSCDELVVLQMQVAAIDYGLTLIKIVQQIRPTFRTGLVAVGMSGSFKTLSRRIEAMKHIEIFSRRQMLLASFIMATLGVIAIVPWRLTQADPGAPGSSSTSDASPHKAATAGRAEVLQDTANRLRLSDWSQATPAGKSPAEPSSGAPESAGMADPFSGGPGGGAPGAVGAAGMAPNPPNALSEEALAKIKNQLVGRWRNTAGKELEFLKDGGFEDLGAKVRIFEVSDSQNGQRHWVTKYHRGRGHWTIGPDGSLQIIYDEQNVWNADFGLSNVQGLETPSTYIYEIVRLDDSFLRLRNNQSKDTLFFHRVDEKSEAEQLADVPAELRPLLAVAQFTPDEAKQLLSLFEAQQIDPAALKTIGRVLQAYRHQIDLKDLFGMTPDEANAFKELLSESNYRLDAHDLFKLADAGQLSPVEQSGIAKLKAVDAAFDAMVDPNKLGFDIPLGNALMELQFLRGRLDRAGGVRRTMGRNPELTDSQRAALIKLLKTVEELDEWLQYAVFQAQ
- a CDS encoding M12 family metallo-peptidase; translated protein: MPCRNLFFPRWVHGWPAALIVGCLYYLHSSPGAAAVAIISNRTTEEIKFSVVSAGGETERAHSTAQPAQYKLASGELIPVPLARGVGAKLVSNGIDCPIQADAAYYFAELPSGKIDLDQIGIGDMPQADPRADLPILRPNQSPEAEEAARTITVKIFVDEKEPSKPEVWQRRLRDRVAAASDILERTCGMRLKVIAAGTWDSDSNITKFEEAVDEFNRKADPDEARVAIGFTSQFQITRGRTHLGGTQGPLNRHILLREWSQYVTEPERLELLVHELGHFLGAVHSPEPDSVMRPILGDKQARARKFQIHFDPLNALAMNLVAEQWQQHPPLHSYGELSPQTQARLSVIYSAIAEALPTDPAAAQYLRILGRTVGPPITIGSQ
- the purE gene encoding 5-(carboxyamino)imidazole ribonucleotide mutase, producing MGTSEKPLVGIIMGSKSDWEVMRAASETLTRLGVPHESRVMSAHRTPDLVSDYVSHAEANGVEVLIAAAGGAAHLAGVTAAHTLLPVLGVPMESAALKGLDSLLSTVQMPAGIPVGTLAIGKAGATNAALLAVAILAGKQPELREKLRRYRAEAAEKIRNEKLE
- a CDS encoding L-threonylcarbamoyladenylate synthase → MFNPRKTTVHRVSAEQPEAAIIAEAAAVLQRGGLVAFPTETVYGLGASALDANAVEQIFAAKGRPPNNPVIVHVADATAAERLTSKWSDVAARLAARFWPGPLTLVLPKRPEVPDMVTAGGPTVGLRVPAHPVALALLKAADIPIAAPSANRSTRISPTTAVHVLQGLDGRVDLILDGGPTPRGLESTVLDLTVDPPRVLRPGLVTLEQLRTVIGEAAIGDRSTACRQPSVLSPTEPLRSPGMLARHYAPRAKVVCVEAGNESVISKLLAESNGVGWLRLEQLPATQISGVGRIKAVIDMPRDPAGYAARLYAALHELDDAGVEYIVVDLPPTDDTWLAIHDRLRRAAQTE
- a CDS encoding TIGR01777 family oxidoreductase, translated to MRALLTGATGFIGQHLLKRLDRPVVLSRNADKARQALAKFNVQTYSWNPLAGPPPLEAFEGVDAVFHLAGESVASGRWTAEKKRLIRESRELGTRHFVQTLQQLKNRPRVLVSASATGWYGDRGDEVLEESAPPADDFLGEVCVAWEREAQKATELGVRVACIRTGIALGLDGGALKQLLPPFRFGLGGPLGSGKQWMPWIHVGDLAALFLHAAERSAVTGPINAAAPNAVTNKQFTKALGAAVHRPAILPVPYYALRLALGEFAQVLFDSQRVIPRAAQASGFQFSYPEIGPALDAIVSVA